One Thermococcus kodakarensis KOD1 genomic window carries:
- the hypD gene encoding trans-4-hydroxy-L-proline dehydratase, with product MSEAIETCCTNSHGKIEKELERRRSSIRPINERVAKLREESVNTEVRISSERARLITEFYKSDLAKGKSIPVQRALAFKYLLEHCSLPVEDGQLIVGIRGTGVKEVPTYPEITVHSIEDLEILNSRENMPYRVDEETKELYEREIIPFWKGRAMRDIIFENLPQEWIDAYEAGVWTEFMEQRAPGHTAGGERIFKMGVLDIKEEIRRKMEELDPSDPEYYEKMEELKAMDIVADAILIYARRYAEKLEKMAEEETDPKRKEELKQMAEICRWVPAHPPRTFWEALQHYWFIHVGVTYETNPWDSFNPGRIDQHLYPFYKKDIEEGRLTREKAKELLQCFWLKFNNQPAVPKVGVTAEESFTYNDFSKLNVGGLKEDGSDGVNELSYLILEVLGEMRTLQPNTAVLVSEKNPDCLLIEALKVVGPGFGEPPFFNFDGVIVKMLRQGKSLEDARTSGVSGCVESGAFGKEAYILTGYFNLPKILEITLNNGVDPRTGKKIGLETGDPRDFKSFEELWEAFMKQVKHFLDIKMKGNDIIEALYAKYLPVPFLSLWIEDCVEKAKDYNCGGARYNTQYIQVVGLGTIADSLAAIKYHVFDKKTFTMDALLKALKNNWKGYEIMREILRNPDKTPKFGNDDDYVDEIAKRVVDEVVDLIESYPPSPVRKASKRAYFLPTTVHVYFGKVTGATPDGREAGFPVSEGVSPVQGMDRKGIAAVFRSVAKCDWDKTGGALLNQKLTPDIFDSEENIKKLAQLIRTFFRLGGHHVQFNVVSAELLREAQRKPQDFQDLMVRVAGYSDYFVNLPEGLQEEIVQRTEQELL from the coding sequence ATGAGTGAGGCTATTGAGACATGTTGTACAAACAGCCATGGCAAAATAGAGAAGGAGCTCGAGAGGAGGCGCTCCTCCATAAGGCCCATAAACGAGAGGGTCGCTAAACTCAGAGAAGAAAGCGTGAACACTGAGGTGAGAATCTCTTCTGAGAGGGCGAGGCTGATAACCGAGTTCTACAAGAGCGACCTGGCGAAGGGAAAATCGATCCCAGTTCAGAGGGCGCTTGCCTTCAAGTACCTCCTCGAGCACTGTAGCCTACCTGTTGAAGACGGGCAGCTCATCGTCGGGATTAGGGGCACTGGCGTTAAAGAGGTTCCAACTTATCCTGAAATCACCGTTCACAGCATAGAGGACCTTGAAATTTTGAACTCAAGGGAGAACATGCCATACAGGGTTGATGAGGAGACTAAAGAACTCTACGAGAGGGAGATAATCCCCTTCTGGAAAGGAAGGGCGATGAGGGATATAATTTTCGAGAACCTGCCCCAGGAGTGGATTGATGCTTACGAAGCCGGCGTCTGGACGGAGTTCATGGAGCAGAGGGCTCCGGGACACACTGCGGGTGGCGAGAGAATTTTCAAGATGGGCGTTCTCGACATCAAAGAGGAGATCAGGAGGAAGATGGAGGAACTCGACCCGAGCGACCCTGAGTATTACGAGAAGATGGAAGAGCTTAAGGCAATGGACATCGTTGCAGATGCGATTTTAATCTACGCCCGGAGATACGCTGAAAAGCTGGAGAAAATGGCGGAGGAGGAGACCGACCCCAAGAGAAAAGAAGAGCTGAAGCAGATGGCCGAGATATGCAGGTGGGTGCCCGCTCATCCCCCCAGAACCTTCTGGGAGGCCTTACAGCACTACTGGTTCATACACGTGGGAGTCACCTATGAGACCAACCCGTGGGACTCATTCAACCCCGGCAGGATAGACCAGCACCTCTACCCCTTCTACAAGAAGGACATAGAGGAGGGAAGGCTTACGAGGGAGAAAGCGAAAGAGCTCCTCCAGTGCTTCTGGCTCAAGTTCAACAACCAGCCTGCCGTTCCGAAGGTTGGGGTGACTGCGGAGGAGAGCTTCACATACAACGACTTCTCAAAGCTCAACGTTGGCGGACTGAAGGAGGACGGCTCCGATGGAGTTAATGAGCTCTCCTATCTGATTCTTGAAGTCCTCGGCGAGATGAGGACTTTGCAGCCAAACACTGCCGTGCTGGTGAGCGAGAAGAACCCTGACTGCCTCCTCATTGAAGCCCTGAAGGTGGTTGGGCCGGGATTCGGCGAGCCGCCGTTCTTCAACTTCGACGGCGTCATAGTGAAGATGCTCAGGCAGGGTAAGAGCCTTGAGGATGCGAGAACTTCGGGAGTGAGCGGCTGCGTGGAGAGCGGAGCCTTCGGGAAGGAAGCCTACATACTCACCGGCTACTTCAACCTGCCAAAAATCCTCGAGATAACCCTCAACAACGGCGTTGATCCAAGAACTGGCAAGAAGATTGGCCTTGAAACCGGCGACCCGAGGGACTTCAAGAGCTTTGAGGAGCTCTGGGAGGCCTTCATGAAGCAGGTCAAGCACTTCCTCGACATAAAGATGAAGGGCAACGACATAATAGAGGCCCTCTATGCCAAGTACCTTCCGGTCCCGTTCCTATCTCTGTGGATAGAGGACTGCGTTGAGAAGGCTAAGGACTACAACTGTGGGGGAGCGAGGTACAACACCCAGTACATCCAGGTTGTTGGTCTGGGAACTATCGCGGACAGCCTCGCTGCAATAAAGTACCACGTATTTGACAAGAAGACTTTCACAATGGACGCGCTTCTCAAGGCGCTGAAGAACAACTGGAAGGGCTATGAGATTATGAGGGAAATACTCCGCAACCCCGATAAAACTCCCAAGTTTGGAAACGACGATGACTACGTCGACGAGATAGCCAAGAGAGTCGTGGATGAGGTTGTTGACCTCATCGAGAGCTATCCACCTTCTCCGGTTAGGAAAGCATCAAAGAGGGCTTACTTCCTCCCGACGACTGTTCACGTTTACTTTGGGAAGGTCACGGGAGCAACGCCCGATGGCAGGGAGGCGGGGTTCCCGGTTTCAGAGGGAGTCTCACCGGTCCAGGGGATGGACAGGAAGGGTATAGCTGCAGTGTTCAGGAGCGTTGCCAAGTGCGACTGGGACAAGACAGGGGGAGCGTTGCTCAACCAGAAGCTGACGCCCGACATCTTTGACAGTGAGGAGAACATCAAGAAGCTGGCGCAGCTGATAAGGACGTTCTTTAGGCTTGGTGGCCACCATGTGCAGTTCAACGTTGTGAGTGCTGAGCTCCTCAGGGAGGCCCAGAGGAAGCCTCAGGACTTCCAGGATTTGATGGTGAGGGTGGCGGGCTACAGTGATTACTTCGTCAACCTTCCGGAGGGGCTGCAGGAGGAGATAGTTCAGAGAACCGAGCAGGAGCTCCTTTGA